The sequence CCAGAACACAAAAAGTCGAATGTTATATTTTTCAAATTAGATGCTCTTAAATCGAACCATTTTGAAGGATATTAAACGAAAAATGGCGTCTAAAGGTGGTTTTTGGACAAACTGTCGTTGCCCGAGGTGCAATCCCGCACGGTGTCGCATTTATTGCGCATTTTGCCTAACCAACATGAGTTAGGATTTGTTTTGAACATAACCAAAAACCAGATCAAAGCAAAGGATTAAAAGGGGGGCAAATCAAATTTGTTGTTTCCGGGCAGCAGTTTTGGACAAAATGATATGCTTGGGTTCGGGTCGGGTAGGGATAGAGGCAGTCTACCCCACAGGACACCGATGCGTTAGCGGAGGTGGACGAGGAGTAGCGCCGAAAGCCCGACCATTCGCCTTTCCCTGCTTGGAGTAACATGTTTCTGTCAGTTGCGAATGGGACCCGCCAAATAATTAGTAAAACATGAATCAAAACGCAGCCAATAAGTTGTATACCGAACTTTTGGGTAAAAAAAAAGGCCACCAATGGCAGCCTTTCAAGTTGGTTGTGGAAAATGTTAAGCTTTTTTTAAGTTATTGGCCCGGGCAATGTATTTATCAATATCCCTAGCTTCCTGACTTTCGCTGTATTCTTTTTTAATACGCTCGTACAATTTTACTGCTTCATCAAATTTGCCAAGTTCCTCCTGTGCTTGTGCTGCTTTCATTAGGTAAATTGGAGTAACAAAATTATTATTACCAAGTTCCGCAGCTTGCATAAAGTATTTAAGCGCTTGTTCAGTTTCTCCTTTTTCCATATAAGCATCACCAATTCCACCTTTGGCAATTGGAGCAACCATTTTGTCATCACTATCAAACGATTCCAAATTTTCAATTGCTTCATCCCATTGGCCAAGGTTTAGCTGGCAAATACCTGCGTAATAATGAGCCAAATTAGCTGATTTAGTAAATGGGTGATCCTCAATGATGTTTAAGAACCCTGGATGTTTAGCATTGCCTTGGAGTGCCAGATTGAAGGAGTCTTTTTCGAAATAATTTTGGGCTTGAAACATTTCACCGGCAGCCGCTTTTTCTTCATTGGCAATGTACCATTTGGTCCACACGAAATAACCCAAAAGAATGGTTAAAATTCCAACAATAGCATATCCCAATGGTTTTTTGTTGTCCTCAATCCATTTCTCCGCTTTGGTATAAGCCACCTCGGCATCCATTAGGTATTCGTCTTGTTTGTTTTCAGCTTCTTTAGACATCTTGAAATTTTAAGGCCGCAAAAATAGTCATTTAACAATATGGAAGCAGGGAAATTTTTGCAATTAAGGTAAAGATTTTCAATCCCTTTTGGGGTAGGGGATTTCAATTGAATGCCTACCCGAATTTACGGAATATAAAAGTTGGGCAATGGTTTTTTGGGTTTTATTCAATTGCTTTTTCTGGTCAGAATGTATGAATTAATGAGCTGCACCTGCACCGGGTCCGGCTCCTCCTTTGTATGTTTTAGCCATAAAAACTAAAGGAATACAGCATACAACAAACAGAGCCATGTATTGAAAAATATCGATGTAAGTTAGAATAAACGATTGTTTAATCACTGAATTTTCAACGATAAACAAGGCTTGTTGTTTAGCTTTTTCCAAACCATTACCCAATCTTAGAAAATTTTGGGTAAGCAAATTAATTCGTTCTGTAAAGTTGGAGTTAAATTCAGAAATATTCACCATCAAATCGGCTTTGTGTTGAGCACCAAGTCTTTCATTCAACAAGCCTATCAATGCTACACTAATGGAACCTCCAATTTGTCGGATCATGTTGGTTAATCCGCTGGCTTGGGCTACTCCAACTGAATCTAAGCCTGACAAAGTTAGGTTACTTAAAGGGACAAATAAAAAGCCCATTCCAACCCCCCGAACAATTAAAGGCCAAAAGAAATTGTCAATATCGGTGTTGCTAGTTAAAATGAGGGAACACCAAAATACGAATATGGCAGTGAGGGTGAATCCAAATACAATTAAGCGTTTGGGACTAAATCCACTTTGAAGCAATCGTCCGATAAAAGGCATACAAAAGCCACTCATTAATGCTCCTGGCATAAACATGAGTCCGGTGGCCGTAGCGGTAAAACCTAAAAACCTTTGAACAAATAAAGGAATGATGAATACGGTGCCAAAAAGTGTAAAACCTAAAATGAAGTTAAGTATGGCTCCAACACCCACATTTCCTTTGGTTAAAATGCTTAAATCTACAATTGGATTCTCAACGGTGAGTTCCCTGATAATAAAGAAAAGGATTCCCAAAATAGCTACTGCGAAGAAAACTGTAATATAGGTGGAATCGAACCATTCTTCACGTTCACCTTGTTCCAGAACCAACTGCAAAGAGCCTATTCCAATAATAAGCAATATCATCCCAAGCCAGTCAACCCGGCCGGTTTGTTTGAGTTGGTTGGGATTGTCGCGTATGAAGTTGAGGGTTAAGAAAAGTGCCAGGATGCCCAAGGGAACATTCACTAAGAAAATGACCGGCCAATCATAATTGTCAACCAAATATCCTCCCACTACCGGACCCAAAGTTGGACCCATAATTACACCCATTCCAAACATGGCCATGGCAATTCCGATTTTTTCTTTGGGATAAATCTCTACCAAAATCGATTGGGAAGTGGCCAATAAAGCACCTCCGCCCATACCTTGAATAAAGCGCCAAAAAACCAGGGTCCAAATGCTATCGCTTTGTCCACACATAAAACTGGCCATGGTAAACAAACCAATAGAAGCGGCAAAATAAGCCTTTCTACCGAATTGAGAGGAAAGCCAACTACTCATTGGCACCACAATTACGTTGGCAATAGC comes from Bacteroidia bacterium and encodes:
- a CDS encoding tetratricopeptide repeat protein, whose protein sequence is MSKEAENKQDEYLMDAEVAYTKAEKWIEDNKKPLGYAIVGILTILLGYFVWTKWYIANEEKAAAGEMFQAQNYFEKDSFNLALQGNAKHPGFLNIIEDHPFTKSANLAHYYAGICQLNLGQWDEAIENLESFDSDDKMVAPIAKGGIGDAYMEKGETEQALKYFMQAAELGNNNFVTPIYLMKAAQAQEELGKFDEAVKLYERIKKEYSESQEARDIDKYIARANNLKKA
- a CDS encoding DHA2 family efflux MFS transporter permease subunit encodes the protein MAETLALPNPNSMVEYGFRRVIITITVILCTLLEIIDTTIVNVATNTLMGSLGATLSEVSWVIAAYAIANVIVVPMSSWLSSQFGRKAYFAASIGLFTMASFMCGQSDSIWTLVFWRFIQGMGGGALLATSQSILVEIYPKEKIGIAMAMFGMGVIMGPTLGPVVGGYLVDNYDWPVIFLVNVPLGILALFLTLNFIRDNPNQLKQTGRVDWLGMILLIIGIGSLQLVLEQGEREEWFDSTYITVFFAVAILGILFFIIRELTVENPIVDLSILTKGNVGVGAILNFILGFTLFGTVFIIPLFVQRFLGFTATATGLMFMPGALMSGFCMPFIGRLLQSGFSPKRLIVFGFTLTAIFVFWCSLILTSNTDIDNFFWPLIVRGVGMGFLFVPLSNLTLSGLDSVGVAQASGLTNMIRQIGGSISVALIGLLNERLGAQHKADLMVNISEFNSNFTERINLLTQNFLRLGNGLEKAKQQALFIVENSVIKQSFILTYIDIFQYMALFVVCCIPLVFMAKTYKGGAGPGAGAAH